The nucleotide window CCGAAACCGACTTCAAAAACGATATAAACAACGAAGTTTTGCACTTTATGTATGTGGAAGATGGCTGGGGAGGTGGTGATAAGGGAGTCGGAGTTTTAGAGTACGAGCTTTGTTATAAAGAAAATATAAGTTTTAAAAGGATTGGCCCAGTTGGTGATTATGGTATAAGCCCCAGATTGCAACAGAAAGCTAAGGCTTATGCTAAGGCATACAACTTGATTGCAAAAGAGTATTTTACCTCAAAGGACTTGAATATTTGTCCCTCTGGGGAGGAGTGGGACTCTGCTACTAAATTTGTTAACGAATATCTATTGAGTGAATATGATCAGACTTTGTTTTACCCGATTAATGATGAAGGTAATATTGATATACATAATCTGATACACATCAGCAATATTGAAGGTTCGGATTATAAGGCTATTGCTGCCGAGATCTGTTCAATCTTCAAAGATAATGGGGTCGGTAGATTTTTTGGGATAACTTTTGAAGATGATCTCTTTGCTTGTGAAAACGGGAATCTTCTTTAGGTAGAATCCACATTTCTCTAAATGGCTCTGTAAGCCCGTCTTAGCGACGTTATTTGAAAACCCTAACACTGTATATAAAAACAGTATAAAGTCGCTGAGAGAGGTTCTCAGGAGCTTCTGAGGGTGTTCTCAGATGATGAGCTTAGTGTGATTTGGGAGTTGCAGAAAAAAGAGTGCTATTTGAACTAATAATAAGCGTATTTTAACAGGAAGTGTAGAAAATGAAAAAGCTGTGGTTTTTATCTGTATTTTTAACAGTAGTATTTCTGTCTGGTTGTGTATCAAATCCTTCGCTGAAGGGAGATTATAATTTTGTCTCAGATACCGAAAATGGCTTTCTTATTCTTGGGTTTACTGATGAGATAACAAGGCAAGATTCTCACTGGGGATTTCCTACTCATGCAAATATCACATTCAAGAGTGATAGCGGAAAATCCTTGGTGGTGAGGAAGCACTATAGTCATGAGAAAGACTTTGGAGATGGTGAAAAGCAAAGGGGGCATCTATATGTTCTCCCAATTAAGCCCGGTAAGTGGAAGCTAACAGATTGGGAATTTACTTATGGCGGCTTAGTCACTACTCAATTTTTCGGGAAGATCAGTCAGGAAAGCACTATTGATATTAAGGCTGGTGAGTATGTATTCATTGGTGATGTCGCCATTAAGTATGCTGTAGCTGTCACTTGGCTTAAGTACCCAGACTACGAGGATATGAGCATTGAAGCTACTGATAACTGGGATTCCGTTAAACCTCTATTGACAAGCAAGTATCAATATCTTCCTGTTGATGAGGTTAAGTCTAATGTTATTCAGGTGGCCTTAGAGCCTAAGCCTGAATGATGCATATACAGGCAATGATTCTTTTAAAGTGGCTTATTGTCGGACTGTCTTTGTATTCATTGGCAGCTTGCACGCACAAAGGCTACTCAGATGATGATGGGCCTATAGTTGATGAAGCTATCATCAAAGATATTCGGATGTTTTCTCTTGAACCCAATAAGATTAAGTTCCGTATTGGATTCAGTAAAAAGCCGTCAATCATTTCAAAGATAAAAAGTGTCAATGGAAAGAAGATTGGATCATTAAACCTTAAAACTCTCGTTAAGCCCGGAGAGAATCAGATTATCTATAGCTTTGAGAGGGGTGGCTTTGCTAACTTCCCCGGCTTCAGGCCAACTATTGAAAAAGAAGTATCTCTAAATACTGTAGCTGGCCATGTGTACTTGCCGTATTTTGTTTATGTTGAAGGTGAGGAGGGTGAGGAGGGTGAGGAAGGTGAGTGGTCTATTGACTTGTGGGTTATGGATGAAACAACTGATTCTGTCGTATTTGGTGTGGTTCCTGAATTTGTCCAAAGGAAAATAAATGACTCATCGAAAGGCCAAGTAGAGGCCCCTCAGTAAAAACATATTGGAAATAATGAAATGAAAAGGATATTAGTTCTTATGTCACTACTTACGTTTCTTTTTGGATGTGGAAACAAAGCAAAAGATAATCCCAGCGAGCAAGAAGAATGGCGACAAAAAACACTGAGTTATGTTGAATCAATCAATGCATATATAAAGAAAGGTAATTCCGAAGGCTGGGAAAATACTGGGCCTCAGCCAGAAGATTCTGGCCGTGAACATCTAATAGGTTCGGTTATTGCTGCTATTAGACATGCCAATGATGATGGTGATTTCAGATCTTTAAGAGAATCATGGCCTCTTGCTCACGTTCCCTTTATTCCTATCCTTGAAAAGGAAGGTCAAAGCATTCCTGTTGTTTTCATTCTTGATGATGGGTCGATAGTTGCGCGTATAGGTACGAATTATCAACAGGGGAAAACAATTCATATTCAGGGCGATAAGGCTACTGAAGTGCCAAGCATGGGTTACTTTGGGAGATGCCCAAACAGACGCTACTTTGGTATTTCAGGAGAGAAAGGAATCTCTATTACAGATGGGTGGCAAGGGCCAGAGGTCGCTATGTGTCCATGGCCCAATGGAACAGAGGATATACCCGAAGGTTTTGATGTTAAGGCTTGGAGTGAGCCCCCTAAACCATCACGAATTATCCCTTTTCCTGATGGAAAGAAAGTGTTGATGGTGAGTGAGCAGGGAATCTATGTTCTCACAGAACATAAAGCACATAGATTGCTTCCTACTAAAGAAGATATGAAAGAGCACTTTGAGTGGTCTAAGAAAGAATACCCTGAAGATGACCTGTTCTTAGATTTGTCTATGGAGCATGGGGCTGTTTCTAAAGACGGAAAGCTTATTGCTGTTGGAAGTCAGGGCGACTCACATATGGTTTTTAATAGTCAATATGAATTGATAGGTCGTATTGGTGTGCAGAGTGAATATCCTCACTACGCTGCATTCAGCGAAGATCAAAGCACTATTCTTTTTAACTCATGCCACTTCTATAACGGTATAAGTGTCGGTGTACCTGTTAGTCTGCTTCCCGGTTTAGAGACTGAAGATTACAAAGAAGATGAAAGGACGCCTATTCTTGAAGATGGTGCAAGAGTGTACGCTGCTGCGAGTAAGGGGGATGAGATTGTCATAGGTGATGCTGGTGGCTATATCAAAGCAGTTGGTCTTGATGGTGAGAGAAGGTGGGAGCAGTTTATAGGGTCAAGTGTTGGTGATATTGATATTTCTCCTGATGGAAAGACGTTAGTAGTTTCAACATATGCTGGATTCTTGTCTATCTTCGATCTTGACTCAGATGGGCAAGCACCATATCAAATCGGTGATGGTGGCCATTTTGAAAAAAGAAGGTGGATTTTCTGGAAGAGTGAGAAAAAGCCACTAATTTGGTAATCAATACAAGGAGTGTATCCAATGCTTGTCCTAACCCGTAGAGAAGACCAATCAATCCTGATAGGTGAAGATATTAAAATCACTATAGTTAAATTTGGCTATAAAGATGGTCAGGTTAAGGTATCTATTGAGGCACCTAAAGATGTGCTGATTTTGAGGGAAGGACTTAAAGAGAATGGCGAATAATCCATATGACACACCAGAATCAAATCTCTTTGCGGGAGATAGTAAAAAGATTGGGAAGTCTGGCCTGCTATTTAAAATAGGGTTTTACCTGCTGTTGGCTGCGAGTTTTTGTACGGTATATGCTGTAATTGATTACTCTATGTTTGTATACAATATGGATGATTTTCTTGAATTCAATGACTGGGAAGAGGTTTCTAAAAAAGCAGATAAATTTTTTCTTTCTTTAGTTTATGCATATTTGGCTATATTGCCATCTACTTTCTTGATTATTGCGGGCCTCTTTTCAAAAGGTTCTCCACCAATATCTCAATTCATAATATGCTTGCTTTGTTCATTGTTATTAATAATTCTGGCTTTGTTTTTGTTGGGCTACGCTCCCGGCACCCCAAAGGCTGTGGGGATAGGTATGATTTCTGGGGTGACTTTGTTAGTTGGCTTGTTGGTGAGAAGAAAGCAGTTTAACTCTTATACAAAAGCTATGGAAAGATGACTGATAATCCATACTCTCCACCTCAAGCCAAGACTATTGACTCTAATGGCAAACCTGAAACTATCGCTAAGGTGGGTTTCTGGCTATTGTTAGTGTCATCTCTTCTGGGAGTTCTATGTATTGTTGCAGGGGTGATATTAACCTTTCAGGCGGTTAAAGTTTATGGGGCAGGCCCTAATGGTGAATGGATGATGGCAGGAATAAGAGCCTCATTCTTTCCTAAGTTATGGCTGTTGGCCTTTCAAGTTCCTGCTGTTGTTCTTGTTCTAATGGCGGTCTTCAAGGACAGATACGATGGAAGGTGGTTCTATAGAGGGTGTTTGGTCTTAGCTATATTCATGATGATTACTTTTCCTTTCGGGGCTGTATTCGGGCTGACGCTATTGATTGCGCTGTTGGTAAGGAAGAAGCAGTTTCTTTCATAGAAAAATAAAGGGAAATAATTAATGCCGGAAAGTATATATTCACCACCTCAGTCTGATGTGTCACATGTAGGTGAAGTCAAATCTGGATTGTGTGCAAAGCTCGGTTGTTGGATTCTTCTGCCAGTTTCTCTGTATAGCTTCTTTGCTCTTGTAAGTGGGGTTGTCACAACCTATCAGAAGATTATGTGGTTCGGTATTGGTGATCCAAAATTTTTGGCAAATGGAATATTCCAATCACTCATTCCTACAGCACTTCTTCTAATTATACAAATTCCAGCTCTAATTTTAATCGTAATAGCTATCTATACGAATAATTACGATAGGGTTTGGTTCTTTTGGTGGTGCTTAGTGTCGGGCTTATTTATGTTGATCACATTTCCATTTGGCTCATTATTCGGTTTGGCCTTAGTGGCTTTATTGATGATGAAAAGGAAGCAATTCTTTGGGAATAAACAGCTATGAAGTACACGGATTCTGAAAAATGAATCAAAAAAAGCATTTTCACTGTACTTCCCTTCTTGATTTAGGGTGGCCTCAGAGAATTGATGTCGCAAAGTTTCAAATAACTCTCTCTTCTCCTGAAGTTCAACGTAAGTTGATGGCAGTTCGCTACCAGAGAGTTTGTTGCTTAATGCAGTATAGATAGCCTTGATGAAAAACTGATACTTGCCTTCGTGATCGTTAGCAGTAGCCATCCTAAGCTCTTTTATGATGTTGACAAAGCTGTAGAGTCTTGAAAGCTGTAAATTCACACCCTGTACGCAGGGAGCGCATAAGCACACGCTGCCCAACAATAGCTTGAAGATCAGAAGGTATTTGCCATCTAAAGTGATAGATGCCATTCCTTAGATAGAGGAGTTTTAGACGCAAAATTAGAAGCAACCATCATTTCTAGTGGATGAAAGCGCTTAACTGAGAAATTGAAATACCTTTTAAATCAGAAGGTTAAAAGGCTTTAAGAGAGAAGTGGTGCCCAGGAGAGGACTTGAACCTCCACGCCCGTAAGAGCACTAGCACCTGAAGCTAGCGTGTCTACCAATTTCACCACCTGGGCAGCAGGGAAATCTGCTGGCTGTGCCAGCGAGGGCGCAACTTTACTGATCCTGATTTCCTTTGTCAACGGCCGCACCTGAAAAAAACCAAGGATTGTCACACTTCATAAGCTACAATTCTGCCATTGCTGCTATGGCAGCGTAACCCATTAAAAAAGCAGATACTTTTGACTAAAAAACGCACCACAAAAGACCCCCACGCCGCCCGCGAGGCGCAGCGCTACGCCAATCCCATTCCCAGCCGCGAATTTATCCTCGATTTTTTACGCGACAGCATTGGCCCCATGACCCATCCGGAGCTGTGCAAGGCACTGAAGTTGCGTGATGAAGAGGCGGTAGAGGCGTTGCGTCGCCGCTTGATCGCTATGTGCCGAGACGGTCAGTTGGTCAGCAATCGCCGGGATGCCTTTGGTCCGTTGGACAAGATGAACCTTGTGAGAGGCCGGGTCATCGGTCACCCGGAAGGCTTTGGCTTTGTGAAACCGGATGTCGGGGGCGACGATCTGTTTTTGTCCAGCCGCCAGATGCGCCGGGTGATGGACGGTGATCGGGTACTGGTGCGCACTGCTGGGCGCGATCGCCGCGGCCGGGTGGAGGCTTCCATCGTCGAGGTGGTGGAACGGGGCAACAGCCAGTTGGTGGGGCGGTTGTTTTCCGAGAGTGGTGTGTTCTTTGTGCGCCCGGAAAATCCTCGGGTACCGCAGGATATTTTGGTGCCGCCCAAGGATATCGCCAAAGCAGAAGAAGGGCAGGTTGTGGTGGTGGATATTGTCACCCCGCCGGATCGTCACACCATGCCCACTGGCAAAATTACTGAGGTATTGGGCAGCCATCTGGATCCGGGCATGGAAATCGATATTGCCATCCGCAATCACGGCATCCCCAATCAATGGCCTGCAGCGGTTACCAAACAGTGCGCCCAAATACCGGAAGAGGTCACAGAGGCGGATAAACAGCATCGAGTGGATTTGCGTCATCTGCCGCTGGTGACCATCGATGGTGAAGACGCCCGCGATTTTGACGATGCGGTGTACTGCACGCCGGGCCGTATGGGCAGCCACACTCTGTATGTGGCCATTGCCGATGTGTCTCACTATGTGGATGTGGCCAGCCCTTTGGACAAAGAGGCCTGGGAACGAGGCAACTCGGTGTACTTTCCCGAGCAGGTGGTGCCGATGTTGCCGGAGAAACTGTCCAACGGCCTCTGTTCCCTGAACCCTCAAGTGGATCGTCTGGCCATGGTCTGCGAGATGAAAATCGGTGCCAGTGGTGAGGTGAGCAAATACCAGTTTTATGAAGCGGTGATTCACTCTCACGCCCGCCTGACTTATACCCAGGTGGCGCAGATGATCGCCCAGCGTGATGATCGCGATAGCCCCACTCGGCAGCGCTTTAAATCGGTGGTCAAACACATCGATCACCTCTATAAATTGTTTCAGGTGCTTTTGGCGGCTCGCACTCAACGGGGTGCCATCGACTTTGAAACCACCGAAACCCGCATTTTGTTTAATGCCGAGCGCAAGATCGACCAGATTGTGCCCACCGAGCGCACCGACGCTCACCGTTTGATTGAAGAGTGCATGCTGTGCGCCAATGTGTGCGCCGCTCAGCTGCTGGAAAAGAGCAAGTTGCCGGGCCTGTACCGCATTCACGATACCCCCAAAGAACAAAAGCTCACGGCGTTGCGGGAGTTTCTTGGCGAATTGGGTTTGGGATTGGGCGGCGGTGAATCCCCATCGCCCCAAGATATGCAGAAAGTGCTGGGCGGTATTGCGGAGCGCCCGGATCGCCATGTGATTCAGACGGTGATGCTGCGCTCCATGAACCAGGCCGTATACGACCCGGAAAATATCGGCCACTTCGGCCTCAATTATCCGGCTTACACCCACTTTACCTCGCCCATTCGCCGCTACCCGGATTTGCTCACTCACCGGGCTATCCGCCACTTACTGCGCAGCAAAAAGCGCGTTGGTGGTTTAAAACGGGTTAAGGGTGCACCCCTGTTAACGGCGGATAAAATTTACCCCTACGATATGGCAGCGATGATGGAAGCGGGCGAGCACTGCTCCATGACCGAGCGCCGTGCCGATGAAGCCACTCGTGAAGTGGTGAGTTGGCTCAAGTGTGAGTACTTGCAAGAGCACGTGGGTGACGAAATGGATGGCGTGGTCAGTGCAGTGACGAACTTTGGTTTGTTTGTGGAATTGCAAGATATCTACATTGAAGGTTTGGTGCATATCACCAACCTGCCCAAGGACTACTACAACCACGATCCTTCCCATCACCGTTTGGTGGGTGAGCGCACCCGACGGGTTTATCGGTTGGGGGATAAGCTTAGGGTAAAAGTCATTCGTGTGGCACTGGATGAGCGCAAAATTGATTTTGAGCTGGTGGATAAAGCAGCAGTGCAAGCGCCCCCTAAAAAGATGTCGGGAAAAGACAAGTTTATGGCGCAGATGAAAGCCGAGCAGGGACGCGGTAAAAAAGGGCCGAGTAAAAGGCCGGTGCGACGAAAGAAAAAATAATGCATTACGCGATTCCCGCCTGCGTGGGAATGATGGTATTGAAAAGGTAACCATGTGAAATCCCAAGAATGGCAATACGGCTTGCACGCAGTGCAGGCGCTGTTAAAAACCAACCCGGAAAGAGTCAAAGAGTTGCGCTTGCAGCGGGGTCGCGACGACGAGCGCATTAAAAAAATTGTGCAAATGGCTGAGCGCCACGGCACGCCCATTACCTGGGTAAATCGCAAGGAGATGGACAAGGCCGCTGACGGCCGCCACCAGGGGGTGATGGCTCTTTGTGAAGGTGGTGAGATTCGTGATGAACACTATTTAATGCAACTGGTGGAGCGCCTGGATCGCCCACCGTTTTTACTGGTGCTGGACGGCGTTACTGACCCTCACAATTTAGGCGCTTGCTTGCGCTCGGCGGATGCTGCTGGGGTAGATGCGGTGATCGCCCCCAAAGATCGCTCTGTAGGCATTACCCCAACAGTGAGTAAGGTGGCCTGTGGCGCGGCAGAGTCGGTGCCCTTTGTGGTGGTGACTAATCTGGCCCGCACTCTGAAGCAACTGCAAGAGGCCGGTGTTTGGATGGTGGGTACGGCTGGTGAGGCGGATGAACTGGTTTACAGCGCGGATTTGAAAGGCCCGCTGGCATTGGTGATGGGTGCGGAAGAAAAAGGCATGCGCCGCCTCACCAGAGAGCAGTGCGACGCTTTGGTAAAGTTGCCTATGGCCGGCGAAGTAAGCAGTTTGAATGTATCGGTGGCGACCGGTGTGTGTTTGT belongs to bacterium SCSIO 12696 and includes:
- the rnr gene encoding ribonuclease R; translation: MTKKRTTKDPHAAREAQRYANPIPSREFILDFLRDSIGPMTHPELCKALKLRDEEAVEALRRRLIAMCRDGQLVSNRRDAFGPLDKMNLVRGRVIGHPEGFGFVKPDVGGDDLFLSSRQMRRVMDGDRVLVRTAGRDRRGRVEASIVEVVERGNSQLVGRLFSESGVFFVRPENPRVPQDILVPPKDIAKAEEGQVVVVDIVTPPDRHTMPTGKITEVLGSHLDPGMEIDIAIRNHGIPNQWPAAVTKQCAQIPEEVTEADKQHRVDLRHLPLVTIDGEDARDFDDAVYCTPGRMGSHTLYVAIADVSHYVDVASPLDKEAWERGNSVYFPEQVVPMLPEKLSNGLCSLNPQVDRLAMVCEMKIGASGEVSKYQFYEAVIHSHARLTYTQVAQMIAQRDDRDSPTRQRFKSVVKHIDHLYKLFQVLLAARTQRGAIDFETTETRILFNAERKIDQIVPTERTDAHRLIEECMLCANVCAAQLLEKSKLPGLYRIHDTPKEQKLTALREFLGELGLGLGGGESPSPQDMQKVLGGIAERPDRHVIQTVMLRSMNQAVYDPENIGHFGLNYPAYTHFTSPIRRYPDLLTHRAIRHLLRSKKRVGGLKRVKGAPLLTADKIYPYDMAAMMEAGEHCSMTERRADEATREVVSWLKCEYLQEHVGDEMDGVVSAVTNFGLFVELQDIYIEGLVHITNLPKDYYNHDPSHHRLVGERTRRVYRLGDKLRVKVIRVALDERKIDFELVDKAAVQAPPKKMSGKDKFMAQMKAEQGRGKKGPSKRPVRRKKK
- a CDS encoding carbon storage regulator; amino-acid sequence: MLVLTRREDQSILIGEDIKITIVKFGYKDGQVKVSIEAPKDVLILREGLKENGE
- the rlmB gene encoding 23S rRNA (guanosine(2251)-2'-O)-methyltransferase RlmB; the encoded protein is MKSQEWQYGLHAVQALLKTNPERVKELRLQRGRDDERIKKIVQMAERHGTPITWVNRKEMDKAADGRHQGVMALCEGGEIRDEHYLMQLVERLDRPPFLLVLDGVTDPHNLGACLRSADAAGVDAVIAPKDRSVGITPTVSKVACGAAESVPFVVVTNLARTLKQLQEAGVWMVGTAGEADELVYSADLKGPLALVMGAEEKGMRRLTREQCDALVKLPMAGEVSSLNVSVATGVCLFEAVRQRG